A section of the Labrus mixtus chromosome 15, fLabMix1.1, whole genome shotgun sequence genome encodes:
- the LOC132989358 gene encoding dual specificity protein phosphatase 7-like produces MSNVTPSKSVEWLQLELESGGTSLLLLDCRSHELFESSHVETAINLAIPGLMLRRFKKGNIPIRTIIPNHDDKEKFNKRCKTDTVVLYDESTVDWQDCGAQGSVLALLLQKLWEDGCKAFYLEGGFVKFHTEYPEHCETLLDSSCPSSSPPLSVLGIGNLRISSDCSDGESDREPNSATESEESPVPSNQPAFPVQILPYLYLGCAKDSTNLDVLGQYNIKYILNVTPNLPNMFEHDGHFRYKQIPISDHWSQNLSQFFPEAISFIDEARSQQCGILVHCLAGISRSVTVTVAYLMQRLNLSLNDAYDFVKRKKSNISPNFNFMGQLLDFERTLGLHSPCDNRSTSKEQLYFTTPTNHNVFQLDTLEST; encoded by the exons ATGTCTAATGTGACGCCGAGTAAAAGCGTGGAGTGGCTGCAACTCGAGTTGGAGTCCGGAGGCACTTCTCTGCTCTTGTTGGACTGTCGTTCACATGAGCTTTTTGAGTCGTCCCACGTAGAGACCGCCATAAACCTGGCCATCCCGGGGCTGATGCTCAGGCGGTTCAAAAAGGGTAACATACCCATCCGGACTATCATCCCTAACCACGACGACAAAGAGAAGTTCAATAAACGGTGTAAGACGGACACCGTGGTCCTGTACGACGAGAGCACCGTGGACTGGCAGGACTGTGGAGCACAAGGGTCGGTGTTGGCTCTACTTCTTCAGAAACTATGGGAAGACGGCTGTAAAGCATTTTACTTGGAAG GTGGATTTGTAAAGTTCCACACAGAGTACCCAGAGCACTGCGAGACCCTCCTCGACAGCTCCTGTCCCAGCTCCTCGCCTCCACTGTCTGTTCTGGGTATTGGAAATCTCCGGATAAGCTCCGATTGTTCAGATGGGGAGTCTGATCGAGAGCCCAACAGTGCAACGGAGTCCGAGGAGAGCCCCGTCCCCAGCAACCAGCCTGCCTTTCCTGTACAGATCCTACCTTACCTTTACCTGGGCTGTGCCAAAGACTCCACTAACCTAGACGTGCTGGGCCAATACAACATCAAGTACATTCTGAACGTCACACCCAATCTCCCCAACATGTTTGAGCATGACGGCCACTTCAGGTACAAACAGATTCCAATTTCGGACCACTGGAGTCAAAACCTGTCACAGTTCTTCCCAGAGGCCATATCATTCATAG ATGAGGCTCGGTCTCAGCAGTGTGGCATCCTGGTCCACTGCCTTGCTGGCATCAGCCGCTCGGTCACCGTCACTGTGGCCTACCTGATGCAGAGACTCAACCTCTCTCTCAATGATGCTTATGACTTTGTCAAgaggaaaaagtcaaacatttcccCCAACTTCAACTTCATGGGACAACTCCTGGACTTTGAGAGGACACTGGGGCTGCACAGCCCCTGTGATAACAGATCCACCAGCAAGGAGCAGCTCTACTTTACTACACCGACCAATCACAACGTCTTCCAGCTGGACACGCTGGAGTCGACATGA
- the LOC132990042 gene encoding 5-aminolevulinate synthase, non-specific, mitochondrial-like isoform X1, which translates to MFRKAFFVFNIKVDWDFVRSRLPNMDTVFRRCPFLTVVPSVCLQMAGKSSLVSYAQKCPVMMDLASRPLARALSSSASASKGTPTKNDLKHEVKLPGNVRPPAGRPVGSKCPFLAAEMVQNNNNRVVREISLELQEDVHEVHSIRTGKTGVDISVVDLINADKVSIRAPKNLIKPLSSQVSHLLKDHLPEEVTFQYDKYFEKTIETKKSDHTYRVFKTVNRRALSFPMADSYADSLHDKRDVSVWCSNDYLGMSRHPKVTQAIMDTLQMHGAGAGGTRNISGTSKFHVELEHELADLHRKDAALLFTSCFVANDSTLFTLAKMLPGCEIYSDAGNHASMIQGIRNSGVKKFIFRHNDVNHLRELLGKSDPSTPKIVAFETVHSMDGAVCPLEEMCDIAHEFGAITFVDEVHAVGLYGPRGGGIGDRDRVMHKMDIISGTLGKAFGCVGGYIASTSALVDTVRSYAAGFIFTTSLPPMLLAGARESIKVLKCEEGRVLRRKHQRSVKLLRQMLMDSGLPVVQCPSHIIPVQVSDAEKNTEICDIMMSRYNIYVQAINYPTVAKGEELLRIAPTPHHTPQMMYYFVDRLVKTWKEVGLELRSHSSAECDFCQQPLHLELMSEREKSYFRGLSHMISAVA; encoded by the exons ATGTTTCGCaaggctttttttgtttttaacatcaaGGTGGACTGGGACTTTGTCAG GTCAAGACTGCCTAATATGGACACAGTTTTTCGTCGGTGCCCTTTCCTCACTGTTGTGCCCAGTGTTTGCCTGCAGATGGCTGGGAAGTCGTCCCTGGTGAGCTATGCCCAAAAGTGCCCTGTGATGATGGATCTGGCCTCCAGACCTCTGGCCAGAGCTCTGTCCTCTTCAGCTTCTGCATCCAAAGGCACTCCAACAAAGAATG ATCTGAAGCATGAAGTCAAGTTGCCAGGCAATGTAAGGCCACCGGCTGGCCGGCCTGTGGGCTCAAAATGCCCTTTCCTGGCTGCAGAAATggtgcaaaacaacaacaacagggtAGTGCGAGAGATCAGCCTAGAGCTACAGGAGGATGTACATGAGGTGCACTCTATACGCACAG GGAAAACAGGTGTGGATATTTCTGTTGTTGACCTTATCAATGCAGACAAAGTCAGCATAAGAGCACCAAAAAACCTTATCAAACCCTTATCTTCACAAGTGTCTCACCTGCTAAAAGATCATCTGCCAGAGG AGGTTACCTTCCAGTATGACAAGTATTTTGAAAAGACGATTGAGACCAAAAAATCGGATCACACATACAGGGTTTTTAAAACTGTGAACCGGCGTGCCCTCTCGTTCCCAATGGCAGACAGCTACGCCGATTCTCTTCATGATAAGAGAGACGTGTCTGTGTGGTGCAGCAACGACTACCTCGGCATGAGCCGCCACCCCAAAGTCACCCAGGCAATCAT GGACACTTTACAAATGCACGGTGCTGGTGCGGGAGGAACACGAAACATTTCAGGGACGAGCAAATTCCACGTGGAACTTGAACATGAGCTGGCTGACCTTCACAGAAAAGATGCTGCACTGCTGTTCACTTCTTGCTTCGTAGCCAATGACTCCACTTTGTTTACTTTGGCAAAAATGCTACCAG GTTGTGAAATCTACTCTGACGCAGGCAACCATGCCTCAATGATTCAGGGTATACGGAACAGTGGGGTCAAGAAGTTTATCTTCCGTCACAATGACGTCAACCACCTCCGAGAACTTCTTGGAAAGTCCGACCCCTCCACTCCAAAGATTGTTGCTTTTGAGACAGTGCACTCTATGGATG GCGCTGTGTGTCCACTAGAAGAGATGTGTGATATTGCCCATGAGTTTGGTGCCATTACCTTTGTGGATGAGGTCCATGCTGTGGGCTTGTACGGGCCCAGAGGAGGAGGGATTGGGGACAGGGACAGAGTCATGCACAAGATGGACATCATCTCTGGTACCCTTG gCAAGGCATTTGGCTGTGTTGGAGGCTATATCGCCAGCACCAGTGCCCTGGTGGACACTGTGCGCTCCTACGCTGCAGGCTTCATCTTCACCACCTCCCTGCCCCCCATGCTTCTGGCAGGGGCCAGGGAGTCAATCAAAGTCCTGAAGTGTGAGGAAGGCCGGGTGCTCAGGAGGAAACATCAGAGGAGTGTTAAGCTGCTCAGACAGATGCTGATGGACTCTGGACTTCCTGTTGTCCAATGCCCAAGCCACATCATTCCAGtgcag GTGTCAGATGCAGAGAAGAACACTGAGATCTGTGACATCATGATGTCTCGTTACAACATCTACGTCCAGGCAATCAACTATCCCACTGTGGCCAAAGGAGAGGAGCTACTGCGCATTGCCCCCACTCCACACCACACCCCTCAAATGATGTACTACTTTGTCG ATCGACTGGTGAAGACTTGGAAAGAAGTGGGTTTGGAACTGAGGTCTCACTCCTCAGCCGAGTGTGACTTCTGCCAGCAGCCTCTTCACTTGGAGCtgatgagtgagagagagaagtctTACTTCAGAGGCCTCAGCCACATGATATCAGCAGTAGCTTGA
- the LOC132990042 gene encoding 5-aminolevulinate synthase, non-specific, mitochondrial-like isoform X2, which translates to MDTVFRRCPFLTVVPSVCLQMAGKSSLVSYAQKCPVMMDLASRPLARALSSSASASKGTPTKNDLKHEVKLPGNVRPPAGRPVGSKCPFLAAEMVQNNNNRVVREISLELQEDVHEVHSIRTGKTGVDISVVDLINADKVSIRAPKNLIKPLSSQVSHLLKDHLPEEVTFQYDKYFEKTIETKKSDHTYRVFKTVNRRALSFPMADSYADSLHDKRDVSVWCSNDYLGMSRHPKVTQAIMDTLQMHGAGAGGTRNISGTSKFHVELEHELADLHRKDAALLFTSCFVANDSTLFTLAKMLPGCEIYSDAGNHASMIQGIRNSGVKKFIFRHNDVNHLRELLGKSDPSTPKIVAFETVHSMDGAVCPLEEMCDIAHEFGAITFVDEVHAVGLYGPRGGGIGDRDRVMHKMDIISGTLGKAFGCVGGYIASTSALVDTVRSYAAGFIFTTSLPPMLLAGARESIKVLKCEEGRVLRRKHQRSVKLLRQMLMDSGLPVVQCPSHIIPVQVSDAEKNTEICDIMMSRYNIYVQAINYPTVAKGEELLRIAPTPHHTPQMMYYFVDRLVKTWKEVGLELRSHSSAECDFCQQPLHLELMSEREKSYFRGLSHMISAVA; encoded by the exons ATGGACACAGTTTTTCGTCGGTGCCCTTTCCTCACTGTTGTGCCCAGTGTTTGCCTGCAGATGGCTGGGAAGTCGTCCCTGGTGAGCTATGCCCAAAAGTGCCCTGTGATGATGGATCTGGCCTCCAGACCTCTGGCCAGAGCTCTGTCCTCTTCAGCTTCTGCATCCAAAGGCACTCCAACAAAGAATG ATCTGAAGCATGAAGTCAAGTTGCCAGGCAATGTAAGGCCACCGGCTGGCCGGCCTGTGGGCTCAAAATGCCCTTTCCTGGCTGCAGAAATggtgcaaaacaacaacaacagggtAGTGCGAGAGATCAGCCTAGAGCTACAGGAGGATGTACATGAGGTGCACTCTATACGCACAG GGAAAACAGGTGTGGATATTTCTGTTGTTGACCTTATCAATGCAGACAAAGTCAGCATAAGAGCACCAAAAAACCTTATCAAACCCTTATCTTCACAAGTGTCTCACCTGCTAAAAGATCATCTGCCAGAGG AGGTTACCTTCCAGTATGACAAGTATTTTGAAAAGACGATTGAGACCAAAAAATCGGATCACACATACAGGGTTTTTAAAACTGTGAACCGGCGTGCCCTCTCGTTCCCAATGGCAGACAGCTACGCCGATTCTCTTCATGATAAGAGAGACGTGTCTGTGTGGTGCAGCAACGACTACCTCGGCATGAGCCGCCACCCCAAAGTCACCCAGGCAATCAT GGACACTTTACAAATGCACGGTGCTGGTGCGGGAGGAACACGAAACATTTCAGGGACGAGCAAATTCCACGTGGAACTTGAACATGAGCTGGCTGACCTTCACAGAAAAGATGCTGCACTGCTGTTCACTTCTTGCTTCGTAGCCAATGACTCCACTTTGTTTACTTTGGCAAAAATGCTACCAG GTTGTGAAATCTACTCTGACGCAGGCAACCATGCCTCAATGATTCAGGGTATACGGAACAGTGGGGTCAAGAAGTTTATCTTCCGTCACAATGACGTCAACCACCTCCGAGAACTTCTTGGAAAGTCCGACCCCTCCACTCCAAAGATTGTTGCTTTTGAGACAGTGCACTCTATGGATG GCGCTGTGTGTCCACTAGAAGAGATGTGTGATATTGCCCATGAGTTTGGTGCCATTACCTTTGTGGATGAGGTCCATGCTGTGGGCTTGTACGGGCCCAGAGGAGGAGGGATTGGGGACAGGGACAGAGTCATGCACAAGATGGACATCATCTCTGGTACCCTTG gCAAGGCATTTGGCTGTGTTGGAGGCTATATCGCCAGCACCAGTGCCCTGGTGGACACTGTGCGCTCCTACGCTGCAGGCTTCATCTTCACCACCTCCCTGCCCCCCATGCTTCTGGCAGGGGCCAGGGAGTCAATCAAAGTCCTGAAGTGTGAGGAAGGCCGGGTGCTCAGGAGGAAACATCAGAGGAGTGTTAAGCTGCTCAGACAGATGCTGATGGACTCTGGACTTCCTGTTGTCCAATGCCCAAGCCACATCATTCCAGtgcag GTGTCAGATGCAGAGAAGAACACTGAGATCTGTGACATCATGATGTCTCGTTACAACATCTACGTCCAGGCAATCAACTATCCCACTGTGGCCAAAGGAGAGGAGCTACTGCGCATTGCCCCCACTCCACACCACACCCCTCAAATGATGTACTACTTTGTCG ATCGACTGGTGAAGACTTGGAAAGAAGTGGGTTTGGAACTGAGGTCTCACTCCTCAGCCGAGTGTGACTTCTGCCAGCAGCCTCTTCACTTGGAGCtgatgagtgagagagagaagtctTACTTCAGAGGCCTCAGCCACATGATATCAGCAGTAGCTTGA
- the spo11 gene encoding meiotic recombination protein SPO11 gives MGSRVAELFSEIDKLQAKLLDNVELMRDCQRVEEEIKHRDILTRIENVVLGIVTSLSKDEAPVLALPNRSSWANVSFDSAVGLQMCSESSVTTVRSDCASSVTKFAQILKILMVVYKLVQSNSYSTKRDIYYNDTQLFGSQKTVDSIVDDISCMLKVPRRALHVLATSKGLISGDLCYLEEDGTRIDCRSSSAAVAVSSNIGGIRNIVSSAKFVLIVEKDATFQRLLDDDFCTKLSPCIIITGKGVPDVNSRLMVRKLWDSLLVPIFALVDADPHGIEIMCIYKYGSVSLSFEAHSLTVPSVMWLGLLPSDLQRLRVPEDALIPLTKRDENKLNSLLRRPYLTSQPAWQKEMELMQQSKVKAEIQSLASIVPDFLTSIYLPNKLRYGGWV, from the exons ATGGGATCCCGAGTGGCAGAGCTGTTTTCCGAAATTGACAAGCTCCAAGCCAAACTGTTGGACAACGTCGAATTGATGAGAGACTGTCAACGTgttgaagaagaaataaaaca CAGGGACATTTTGACACGCATTGAAAATGTAGTTCTTGGAATAGTGACAAGTCTGTCCAAAGATGAGGCCCCTGTCCTGGCTCTGCCAAACAGATCCAGCTGGGCCAATGTCAG TTTCGACAGTGCCGTCGGGCTTCAGATGTGTTCAGAAAGTTCCGTCACCACCGTTAGGAGCGACTGTGCTTCGTCTGTCACTAAATTTG CACAAATTCTGAAGATTCTGATGGTCGTCTACAAACTTGTGCAGAGCAATTCCTATTCTACAAAAAG AGACATCTATTACAACGACACACAGCTGTTTGGTTCACAGAAGACTGTAGACAGTATAGTGGATGATATTTCCTGCATGCTAAAGGTCCCTCGCAGAGCTCTACATGTG TTGGCGACGTCCAAAGGATTGATCTCAGGCGATCTGTGTTATTTGGAGGAGGATGGTACAAGGATCGACTGCCGCTCTAGCTCCGCC gCTGTTGCAGTTTCGTCAAATATTGGTGGAATAAGAA ATATTGTGTCATCTGCAAAGTTTGTCTTGATAGTGGAAAAGGACGCCACGTTTCAGAGACTACTGGACGATGACTTCTGCACAAAGCTCTCCCCctgcatcatcatcaca GGTAAAGGTGTGCCAGATGTGAACAGCAGGTTGATGGTGAGAAAGCTTTGGGACTCGCTGCTCGTCCCCATCTTCGCTCTGGTGGATGCTGACCCTCATG GGATTGAGATCATGTGTATCTACAAGTACGGATCAGTG TCCTTGTCGTTTGAGGCCCACAGCCTGACCGTCCCCAGTGTTATGTGGCTAGGCCTCCTCCCCTCTGACCTACAGAG GCTGCGGGTTCCAGAGGATGCTCTGATCCCCCTCACAAagagagatgaaaacaaactcaacagCCTCCTCAGAAGGCCGTACTTAACCAGCCAACCAGCCTGGCAGAAAGAG ATGGAACTGATGCAGCAGAGTAAGGTCAAGGCTGAAATACAGTCCCTGGCCTCTATTGTGCCCGATTTCCTCACCAGCATCTACCTGCCAAATAAGCTGCGCTACGGCGGCTGGGTATGA